A section of the Canis lupus baileyi chromosome 5, mCanLup2.hap1, whole genome shotgun sequence genome encodes:
- the LOC140633508 gene encoding uncharacterized protein isoform X1 produces MRTNELIAPSSYALADTHLVSCRRGHVEVPERKPPRSAVRGSTSTLSKKCPGNAFALSKDGRCTWREEGGVAPALQVRRGRWRMTRILCPSLRTWHFSRTSWNACSSVWKKKSAVV; encoded by the exons ATGCGTACAAATGAGCTCATCGCGCCCAGTTCGTATGCGCTCGCGGACACTCATCTCGTGTCCTGCCGGAGGGGTCACGTGGAAGTACCCGAGCGGAAACCGCCGCGCTCGGCAGTCAGGGGGAGCACCTCCACCCTTTCCAAAAAATGTCCCGGAAATGCCTTCGCCCTCAGTAAAGATGGCCGCTGCACTTGGCGCGAGGAAGGCGGGGTTGCGCCTGCGCTACAAGTTCGCCGGGGAAGATGGCGGATGACAAG GATTCTCTGCCCAAGCTTAAGGACCTGGCATTTCTCAAGAACCAGCTGGAACGCCTGCAGCAGCGTGTGGAAGAAGAAGTCAGCAGTGGTGTGA
- the LOC140633508 gene encoding SLC35A4 upstream open reading frame protein isoform X2 yields the protein MADDKDSLPKLKDLAFLKNQLERLQQRVEEEVSSGVSQDGSLLSSPFLKGFLAGYVVAKLRASAVLGFAVGTCTGIYAAQAYAVPNVEKTLRDYLRSLRKGPD from the exons ATGGCGGATGACAAG GATTCTCTGCCCAAGCTTAAGGACCTGGCATTTCTCAAGAACCAGCTGGAACGCCTGCAGCAGCGTGTGGAAGAAGAAGTCAGCAGTGGTGTGAGCCAG GATGGCTCGCTCTTGTCCTCCCCATTCCTCAAGGGCTTCTTAGCCGGCTATGTGGTGGCCAAACTGAGGGCATCAGCAGTATTGGGCTTTGCCGTGGGTACCTGCACTGGCATCTACGCAGCTCAGGCATATGCCGTGCCCAATGTGGAGAAGACATTGAGGGACTATCTTCGGTCATTGCGAAAGGGGCCTGACTAG
- the SLC35A4 gene encoding probable UDP-sugar transporter protein SLC35A4 translates to MSVEDGGMPGLGRPRQARWTLMLLLSTAIYGAHAPLLALCHVNGKVPFRPSSAVLLTELTKLLLCAFSLLVGWQAWPQGAPPWRQAAPFALSALLYGANNNLVIYLQRYMDPSTYQVLSNLKIGSTALFYCLCLRHRLSARQGLALLLLMVAGACYAAGGLQDPGNTLPGSPLAVAAGPMPLHITPLGLLLLILYCLISGLSSVYTELLMKRQRLPLALQNLFLYTFGVLLNLGLHAGGGPGPGLLEGFSGWAALVVLSQAVNGLLMSAVMKHGSSITRLFVVSCSLVVNAVFSAALLRLQLTAAFFLATLLIGLAVRLYYGSR, encoded by the coding sequence ATGAGTGTAGAGGACGGGGGTATGCCAGGCCTGGGCCGTCCCAGGCAGGCCCGCTGGACCCTGATGCTACTCTTATCCACTGCCATATATGGTGCCCATGCCCCATTACTGGCACTGTGCCATGTGAACGGCAAAGTGCCCTTCCGGCCCTCCTCAGCTGTGCTGCTGACCGAGTTGACCAAGCTACTGTTGTGCGCCTTCTCCCTCTTGGTGGGCTGGCAGGCATGGCCCCAGGGGGCCCCACCATGGCGCCAGGCTGCCCCATTTGCACTATCAGCCCTACTCTACGGAGCTAACAACAACCTAGTCATCTATCTTCAACGCTATATGGACCCCAGCACCTACCAGGTGCTGAGCAATCTCAAGATTGGAAGCACGGCCCTGTTCTACTGCCTCTGTCTCCGGCACCGCCTCTCTGCACGTCAGGGCTTAGCACTGCTGCTGCTGATGGTGGCAGGGGCTTGTTATGCAGCTGGTggcctccaggaccctgggaacacccTTCCTGGATCCCCGTTAGCAGTTGCTGCTGGCCCCATGCCCCTGCATATCACTCCACTGGGACTGCTACTTCTCATCCTGTACTGCCTCATCTCAGGCCTCTCGTCCGTGTACACAGAACTGCTCATGAAGCGACAGCGGCTGCCCCTAGCACTTCAGAACCTCTTCCTCTACACTTTTGGTGTGCTCCTAAATCTAGGTCTGCATGCAGGTGGCGGCCCTGGCCCGGGCCTCCTGGAGGGTTTCTCAGGATGGGCAGCGCTTGTGGTACTGAGCCAGGCAGTAAATGGACTGCTCATGTCAGCTGTCATGAAGCACGGCAGCAGCATCACACGCCTCTTTGTTGTGTCCTGCTCACTTGTGGTCAATGCTGTGTTCTCAGCAGCCCTGCTGCGGCTACAGCTCACAGCTGCCTTCTTCCTGGCCACACTGCTTATTGGTCTGGCTGTGCGCCTGTATTATGGCAGCCGCTAG